A stretch of Apostichopus japonicus isolate 1M-3 chromosome 9, ASM3797524v1, whole genome shotgun sequence DNA encodes these proteins:
- the LOC139974236 gene encoding fibrinogen-like protein A isoform X1, with amino-acid sequence MTRNCLIWIVICFVATISSSRGELEIVDVTSEHLPLNRNRRSTNHDISYFYYQSGEYPRDCQEVFDQCEGDSLDSGVYLIQPVGAKEPFEVLCNNSIDEGRWTVLQRRMDGSIDFYRYWDEYKNGFGFLNTEFWLGNDKIALLTNQKNYELRIDITDRHGSSYFAKYNLFRISDEQSKYRLVNIDGYDSTSSVGIDRMSWHKNKLFSTRDQDNDGWSDYHCAEKHVGAWWFGHYYYQPSSTTCANDYYCEFFPVGGGGCVQCGPFHSNGDYDGSTRGTNMFWDDLRDGRNNDCGLMYTDLKIRPTS; translated from the exons ATGACACGCAATTGTTTGATCTGGATTGTGATCTGCTTCGTAGCAACGATTTCATCTTCTCGCGGGGAATTG GAGATTGTTGATGTGACCAGTGAGCATCTTCCTCTTAACCGAAACAGAAGAAGCACAAATCATG ATATTTCCTATTTTTACTACCAATCCGGCGAGTATCCCAGAGATTGTCAAGAAGTATTTGACCAATGTGAAGGAGACTCCCTTGATTCCGGTGTATATTTGATCCAACCAGTTGGCGCGAAAGAACCGTTCGAAGTACTTTGTAACAATTCCATTGATGAAGGAAGATGGACG GTGTTACAACGTCGGATGGACGGATCGATTGATTTCTATCGCTACTGGGATGAGTACAAAAATGGTTTTGGGTTTCTCAATACTGAATTTTGGCTCGGCAACGACAAGATTGCCCTTTTGACTAATCAGAAAAACTACGAGCTTAGAATTGACATTACTGATCGGCATGGTTCCTCATACTTTGCGAAGTATAATCTCTTCCGGATTAGTGATGAACAGAGTAAATATAGACTAGTAAACATCGATGGATATGATTCTACCAGTTCAGTTG GAATTGATCGTATGTCATGGCATAAAAATAAGTTATTCAGTACGAGGGATCAAGATAACGACGGTTGGAGTGACTACCACTGTGCAGAGAAGCACGTGGGCGCCTGGTGGTTTGGGCATTATTACTATCAACCTAGCAGTACTACATGTGCTAATGATTATTATTGCGAGTTTTTTCCAGTCGGTGGAGGTGGATGTGTCCAGTGTGGGCCTTTCCATTCTAACGGCGACTATGACGGCTCCACACGTGGAACCAACATGTTTTGGGATGACCTTCGTGATGGAAGAAACAACGATTGTGGACTGATGTATACTGATCTGAAAATAAGACCAACTTCCTAA
- the LOC139974236 gene encoding fibrinogen-like protein A isoform X2 has protein sequence MTLNCLIWILICFVATISSSLGEMEIVDVTSEHLPLNRNRRSTNHDISYFYYQSGEYPRDCQEVFDQCEGDSLDSGVYLIQPVGAKEPFEVLCNNSIDEGRWTVLQRRMDGSIDFYRYWDEYKNGFGFLNTEFWLGNDKIALLTNQKNYELRIDITDRHGSSYFAKYNLFRISDEQSKYRLVNIDGYDSTSSVGIDRMSWHKNKLFSTRDQDNDGWSDYHCAEKHVGAWWFGHYYYQPSSTTCANDYYCEFFPVGGGGCVQCGPFHSNGDYDGSTRGTNMFWDDLRDGRNNDCGLMYTDLKIRPTS, from the exons GAGATTGTTGATGTGACCAGTGAGCATCTTCCTCTTAACCGAAACAGAAGAAGCACAAATCATG ATATTTCCTATTTTTACTACCAATCCGGCGAGTATCCCAGAGATTGTCAAGAAGTATTTGACCAATGTGAAGGAGACTCCCTTGATTCCGGTGTATATTTGATCCAACCAGTTGGCGCGAAAGAACCGTTCGAAGTACTTTGTAACAATTCCATTGATGAAGGAAGATGGACG GTGTTACAACGTCGGATGGACGGATCGATTGATTTCTATCGCTACTGGGATGAGTACAAAAATGGTTTTGGGTTTCTCAATACTGAATTTTGGCTCGGCAACGACAAGATTGCCCTTTTGACTAATCAGAAAAACTACGAGCTTAGAATTGACATTACTGATCGGCATGGTTCCTCATACTTTGCGAAGTATAATCTCTTCCGGATTAGTGATGAACAGAGTAAATATAGACTAGTAAACATCGATGGATATGATTCTACCAGTTCAGTTG GAATTGATCGTATGTCATGGCATAAAAATAAGTTATTCAGTACGAGGGATCAAGATAACGACGGTTGGAGTGACTACCACTGTGCAGAGAAGCACGTGGGCGCCTGGTGGTTTGGGCATTATTACTATCAACCTAGCAGTACTACATGTGCTAATGATTATTATTGCGAGTTTTTTCCAGTCGGTGGAGGTGGATGTGTCCAGTGTGGGCCTTTCCATTCTAACGGCGACTATGACGGCTCCACACGTGGAACCAACATGTTTTGGGATGACCTTCGTGATGGAAGAAACAACGATTGTGGACTGATGTATACTGATCTGAAAATAAGACCAACTTCCTAA